A single window of Chitinophaga sp. XS-30 DNA harbors:
- a CDS encoding peptidoglycan-binding protein, whose translation MSKEKSGFLNLAKKSFAIISAALSTLSQLKAETPVNHPLINDDSDLNFLESHKNVLKPQLVLKLNLANPENSLVLMHRSHSSHRSHSSHRSHSSHYSSSYSTKSKSTPSPAPATNYVPSSSGSPANKSSKSSTTNTKSTIKPLYTVPNSSATSGSQPLKSSGSAIPESAVLKLGDRDLKKGCEGKDVEELQRLLAVVKKDIIVTGYFGNQTEGIVIKFQEANDLKPNGIVDKKTLDVLKIKNYGVPNK comes from the coding sequence CTTATCACAACTTAAGGCAGAAACTCCCGTAAATCATCCGTTGATCAATGATGATAGCGACTTGAATTTTCTGGAATCGCACAAAAATGTGTTGAAACCTCAGCTGGTATTAAAACTTAATTTGGCCAACCCCGAGAATAGCCTGGTGCTTATGCACAGATCGCATAGTTCGCATCGATCCCATTCGTCGCACCGCTCGCACAGTTCACATTACTCATCGTCTTATAGTACCAAAAGTAAATCCACTCCTTCCCCGGCACCCGCTACAAACTATGTTCCTTCTTCTTCTGGTTCACCCGCTAATAAATCCAGCAAGAGTAGTACTACCAATACGAAATCTACTATCAAGCCTCTATATACTGTGCCTAATAGTTCAGCTACTTCCGGCAGTCAGCCCTTAAAAAGTTCAGGGTCTGCAATACCGGAATCTGCTGTTTTGAAACTGGGTGACAGAGACTTGAAAAAAGGGTGTGAAGGAAAAGATGTAGAGGAACTTCAGCGGTTACTTGCTGTTGTGAAAAAAGACATAATTGTCACGGGTTATTTTGGCAATCAGACCGAAGGGATTGTCATTAAATTTCAGGAGGCCAATGATCTTAAACCGAATGGAATAGTAGATAAAAAAACGCTTGATGTACTCAAAATTAAGAATTATGGAGTACCAAATAAATGA